A region from the Plutella xylostella chromosome 8, ilPluXylo3.1, whole genome shotgun sequence genome encodes:
- the LOC119691963 gene encoding uncharacterized protein LOC119691963, translating into MGSDSDTSSSASTTTNESKKRKSRSKREKHRKRRRESSSSRLIQALSMQVNNLEQLVSQNIGLPSAIANSAPPQPSPEVQIDANDEITSNVSGELYESLEQEPAQQFSFPLNTELKEPVLIKSDPVLVERLKSIQHFDSTNWCDVRYSEVQKRYCSTPGFTDLECNDELKPFDRLHNLALLERGFAAMTKALIKQHEAVENGFKSLISWLQSAEVVELSVFEAKIHEIFSEGEFHKISADLLQMACGHRADLIQQRRDAILKAVKDKFFKETLRKIPPSCEHLFKSENLTSSLEKQGGVSKACWPVRPITSKSGSYSQNIGNQTKNSKVPAQGTRSSMATYMPYMPPAHGVPWPQYSPAQGVPFSNQQYIYPLQPQGPRLPAQGRSFRQQGPRFSQGAGPSSTRKPNQASAYRDRAKRKF; encoded by the coding sequence ATGGGTAGTGACAGTGATACATCATCGTCAGCTTCGACAACCACAAATGAATCCAAAAAGCGAAAATCAAGATCAAAACGTGAGAAGCATAGGAAACGACGTCGTGAATCCAGCTCTTCAAGGCTTATTCAGGCCTTGTCCATGCAAGTTAATAATTTAGAGCAATTAGTGTCTCAAAATATCGGTTTACCATCTGCAATAGCTAATTCTGCGCCGCCGCAACCGTCGCCGGAAGTACAAATTGATGCAAATGATGAGATCACGTCAAATGTTAGTGGAGAATTATATGAAAGCTTAGAGCAGGAACCCGCCCAGCAATTTTCATTCCCTTTGAACACGGAGTTGAAAGAGCCAGTACTAATTAAATCTGATCCTGTTTTAGTAGAACGTTTAAAAAGCATACAACATTTTGATTCCACTAATTGGTGTGATGTTAGGTATTCGGAAGTGCAGAAACGTTATTGTTCAACTCCGGGCTTTACGGATCTCGAGTGTAATGATGAGCTGAAACCATTTGATAGGCTTCACAACCTGGCTTTATTAGAGCGTGGTTTTGCAGCGATGACTAAAGCGTTGATAAAACAACATGAGGCCGTAGAAAATGGGTTTAAATCACTTATTAGCTGGTTACAATCTGCTGAAGTTGTCGAATTATCGGTATTTGAAGCTAAAATACATGAAATTTTCTCGGAAGGTGAGTTTCACAAAATTTCTGCAGATTTATTGCAAATGGCCTGCGGGCACCGCGCTGATTTGATACAACAGCGTAGGGATGCTATTTTAAAAGCTGTCAAAGATAAATTTTTCAAAGAAACGTTAAGGAAAATACCTCCATCTTGTGAACATCTTTTCAAATCCGAAAATTTGACATCTTCTCTAGAAAAACAAGGTGGTGTTAGCAAGGCCTGTTGGCCAGTGAGACCTATAACCTCAAAATCCGGTTCCTATTCTCAGAACATCGGTAACCAAACAAAAAATTCCAAGGTGCCTGCGCAAGGTACTCGTTCATCTATGGCTACCTATATGCCTTATATGCCACCAGCGCATGGTGTGCCATGGCCCCAATACTCCCCTGCGCAAGGGGTTCCCTTTAGCAACCAACAATACATATACCCACTTCAACCACAAGGACCAAGGCTTCCTGCGCAAGGAAGGTCATTTCGTCAGCAGGGTCCGAGATTTTCACAGGGTGCAGGTCCTTCCTCAACCCGTAAACCAAACCAGGCTTCCGCGTACAGGGACCGGGCAAAGAGAAAGTTCTGA